DNA from Deltaproteobacteria bacterium:
GGCTTGCAGATTATATTGATCATGTGACAAATAAAAAGCCCCCGGCCAAGGCCTATATCGATGATCGTGGAATCTGTTTCAAAGGGGACTTTTCGGAAGTGATTGCAAGACTCAGAGGATTTAAGCCCTGGTGGGAGAAATAAGGCAGTGAAATTCAGCATCACCATCCCCCCCAAGGCCCAGATACGGGAGCGGGTGCGGGCCTGTAAGATAGGGGACCGGTTCGTTGGTCGGTCTCACAAGCACCCCAAACAGCGCCTGGAAGAAAACCGGCTGGTTGCGCTACTAATGGAGCACAAACCTCCGGAACCCCTTGACGGCCCGATCCTGTTAGGGCTTAAGGCTTTTATGCCAATCCCCAAGAGCAAATCGAAAAAATGGAAAGAAGCTGCTCTGGCCGGTGAGATCCGGCCCACCGTCAAACCGGATTTCGATAATATTTTGAAGAACTTCAAAGATGTTTGCTCCGGCATCTTCTGGACCGACGACCGGCAGGTGGTGGGCTATCTAGACGGCACCGGCAAATACTATGGCGACCCCCCGCGCTATGAAATCGAAATCAAACCTTTAGAGGGCCATGGTGAAACCAAGACATAACCGGCCTATTTACCGCGGCTTAAAA
Protein-coding regions in this window:
- a CDS encoding RusA family crossover junction endodeoxyribonuclease; this encodes MKFSITIPPKAQIRERVRACKIGDRFVGRSHKHPKQRLEENRLVALLMEHKPPEPLDGPILLGLKAFMPIPKSKSKKWKEAALAGEIRPTVKPDFDNILKNFKDVCSGIFWTDDRQVVGYLDGTGKYYGDPPRYEIEIKPLEGHGETKT